The Sceloporus undulatus isolate JIND9_A2432 ecotype Alabama chromosome 7, SceUnd_v1.1, whole genome shotgun sequence genome segment ACGGAGAAGGGAAAGTTCATTTAACAGCACCATGTTTATACTAATACAGTGGTGCTACATTTTACCCTGGAGCAAAACCCACAAATACACACCTACCCTTCTATGGTCATGAATCCCAAGAGTTAGTACAGAGGTGGACAACCTTTTGCACTatccacaaaagaaagaaaggaagaaggctcTCACCAAATGGGGATGAAGGCCCAGCTGATCGAAGGAATCAGAGGTGAAAACCTCCTCTTGCACTTGTTGCACTGATACCCtgtgagagaaaggaaagagtgaatgagttaaaaaacaaaaaaggagagtgCCTTTTTGGCTATGGCACcccacccctaaccctaacctttgAAAGGCTGCCTGACTAGCGTCAACATTGGTTTCTTTTCAGAACAAGCCCAaacatgattttcacaggattttcttaagcaaagaatacttagaggtggttcaCAATTGCctatgtttttaaacatgttgccTTTTAAGCTGCTTTAACCTCTCTGCTTATTCCATtagtttttatcctgttaaaattatGCTACTGCATTTACTTAATATGTTTAAATCCTGTCGAAATTAGgatcaaaaacacactgcagacataatccattttgagattgctttaacagccctggctcaatgctagggaatcgtgggaactgtagtttattgtggcaccagagctctctgacagagaaagcaacatgtctcacaaaactacagttcccagaattcatcgAGTCAGGGCAAGGGTTGTCTAGTGGCAACCGTCTTATACTTGCTTCCCTCTCAAGAAATCAAGGCACAAAGCTAAAAATCAACAAATACCAACTATCCCTCATTTCTTGGGTACTGCGTTTTAAGATAGGAGCACATGAGCAAAAGCTGGAGGAGAAAACGAATCTGCATCTTGAATGTGGTTTAAGGTAACTTCTAAATTATGCACTTTTAAGTTAAGTTTCGGGAACGTCTAGCCTGCCAGGGATTTTGAACCGCAACATGGTGAGGCATCATTGGAGCTGCAATCCAGAGGCATTTGGAGGATTGCATGTTTTCCCCGCTCttttaagagaaaggcaatggcacagcCATAAAGTGCACACTGGCATGGAGAAGACCCATCATGCACAGCCACCCGCAAGGGATTATGGAAGTTGAAATCCAAGGCATTAAACCCCTGATTATCTACTAGTTTTAGCTCTCCTGGTGTAAGACTCCTGCATCTGATTTCTCCCCTTGCTCTTTCTGCTTACTGGTCTTCGCtggtacacttgtccctccgtgTTCGATAGGGTCAGggacacaagacccctgtgaatatggaaaaaccataaataacaaaaacaccatggtttgacctgagaggacacctctctaggaatccgtaggtcctccagcgcaactctgtggtcaacgtccgacagacactgaccatagaaactGGCCTGGAAGAACTATATTTTGGCTTGTCAGTATGGGGtcttagttaaagttgaccacagagttgcactggaggacctagacattcctagagagaacatactaatcaaatccgcaaatatggaaggatgagcgTATTTTGATCCGACGCCAGAAACTGCCACTCGCATATTACGGAAAAGGCACGTTTGCTGGGAAAGGGGCACAAAAGACCTCTTGATCTGTGGAACCTCAGGGTTGTTTCTGAAGAGGCTGGAAGTCTTCACGAAAGGCCTGTTGCCGCTCAGCCGGTGACTGTCTTTCCCATCATCCAGGGGCTTCTTCTGGGGGGGAGAGGGGCTGCTTAGGCGCCTTGGCAGGACTTccaggcttcttcttcttcttctgaggttTGCTGATTTGGGGTAAAGGCAAACTTGACCTCCTTTTCAGGGGCTTCTAGGAGAAGAGGAACAGGGGTCAataagggaaataataataatagtcaaggGTCAATAAGGGAaaggcaccgctttaactctttgcctgcctctctgctatggaattctgggagttggatttTGTTGTGTGGTCCAGAGGTCAAGGCttaactctttgtctgactctctgctatggaattctgggaattcaactccaactcccagaattccatagccttgagccagatagaGTTAAAGCTCTGCTGTGGgccccacaaccaactccaactcctagaattccatagcagagaggcagacaaagagttaaagcggtgccaaaccgggttatttctccagtgtggatgcaaccctcgCACCTTCCAGCCTTTGCCCTCCGGGTCCAAGCCGGCGTTGATCATTAGCAGCCCGCCTTCCGCCTCCATCCCTGGCTGGAAACCAGCCTCGCGAGCAGGATTCGCACCGGGTTCCCTTCTGCCTCATGTGACCCCGGCGGAAGGACCCCCGCAAAGGTGACCAAGGCGGCgcctgaggagaaggagaagctctGAGGAAACCCAACCAGAAGCCTATTGGGGGGGATTAAGGCCTGGGGTTTCTACTCCTATTCTCCCCCCGTCAAAACGACTGCGAATCCTAAGATCCCGAAGAGGGAGCAGCGCCCGCCTCCGTTAAAACGCCCCTTTCAAGAGCGTCTGTGGTGGGACGGTGCAgagtggaaccctgggatttgtagttcggcgACACATCTCGCCTCTTCCGTCagacccacagaaaactacaattcccagagttacACTGGAAAGCCCCGTTAAGGCGGTTAAAAGCGTTGGTTCCACCGCACTTGGTGGCCCTCAGCCCCAAAGTCCCTCCggcgccgccgcctcctcctcagGGGGAGACTCTACTCGCCGCTGCTCTCGGCCAAAGTTGCAGAAGGAAAGCAGGCCAAACAGGCGAATGAGGCGGACACCTTGAGCGAGGGTCCTTCCGCGGGGGCTGGCGCATGCGCGTTGCGCGTTCCTTCGCCGGAGGCGGGGGACTCTGTCCCTGAGGCGAGAGCTGGGGCCGGcgaacaaaatggcagcggcgcCGCCTTCGCTGGCGGAGGAAGCAGCGTTGGGCCGCGCGCTCCCTCCTTCAGAAGCGAGGCCCGCGTCGGGGCCGGCCTTCTCCGCGTCGCGTCGGGAGCCGGCGGTGCGCCTGCAACACAACGTGAGCGGCGTGGAGCCCTTGGCCTGGTCGGAGGACCACCGCGTGTCGGTGAGCACGGCCCGCAGCGTCGCCGTCCTCGAGCAGCTCTGCGACGCCCGAGGGGCCGCCGACCTCGTCCTCCACCGCACCGCCGTCCCGGCCCCGGCCGAGGCCTGCCACCTCCGGGTGGGTCTGCCTAAGAAGGGATGCAGCCAGGCAGGGGGAATAACCCGGttttgctatggaatcctgggagttggagttggttgtggggcccagagcagagctttaACTCTATGtggcttaaggctatggaatcctgggagttggagttggttgtgggtCCCAGAGCAGAGCTTTAACTCtacctggctcaaggctatggaatcctgggagttggagttggttgtgggtcccagagcagagctccgctctgggccccacaacaaactccaactcccagaattccatagcagagaggcAGACAAAGAGTTAAGCCTTGACCTCTGGaccacacaacaaactccaactcccagaattccatagcaaagagccagggcCATCCATTGGGGATGCTGGCATCTGGAACATCACACTAATCTTatgcctccttttccaggtcgGTTCCAAGAAAGAAGTTGCCGAATGCAAGGAGAAGTTTGCAAGTTCCAAGGACCCGGCGGTGAGCCAGACGTTCATGTTGGACCGAGTGTTCAACCCCGAAGGGAAATCGTTGCCGTCCATGCGAGGCTACAAATACTCCAGCTGGTCTCCGCTGGGCTGCGATGCGAACGGCCGGTGCCTCTTAGCAGCCTTGACCCTGGACAACAGGCTGACCATCCATGCTAACCTGAACCGGTTGCAGTGGGTGCAGCTGGTGGACTTGACTGAGCTCTATGGAGAGAGGCTGTCGGAAAACGGCTACATGCTTTCCAAAGGGGAGCTGCCTCCGGCAGATCTGGGAAACCTCCCTGAATTCCAGAGAAGGCACAGCATGCAGACCCCCGTGCGCATGGAGTGGTCTGGCATCTGCACCACTCAGCAAGTAAAGCATAACAACGAGTGCCGGGATGTGGGCAGTGTGTTGCTGGCGGTGCTGTTTGAGAACGGGAACATTGCCATCTGGCAGTTCCAGTTGCCTTTTGCGGGCAAGGAGTCCATCACGTCCTGCAACACCATTGAGTCGGGGGTCGATTCCCCCAGCGTTATGTCCTGGTGGGAATACGAACATAGCAACCGCAAGATGAGTGGCCTCATTGTGGGGAGTACTTTTGGGCCAGTGAAAATTCTCCCAGTCAACCTGAAGGCGGTCAAGGGCTACTTCACCCTGAGGCAGCCGGTCATTTTGTGGCAGGAGATGGACCAGTTGCCAGTACATAGCATCAAAAGCATCCCGCTCTACCATCCCTATCAGAAGTGCAGCTGCAGCTTAGTGGTAGCTGCGAGGGGCTGCTACGTCTTCTGGTGCCTGCTCCTGATCTCCAAGGCTGGCCTAAACGTTCACAACTCCCACGTGACGGGGCTTCACTCCCTGCCAATCGTCTCCATGACAGTGGACAGGCAAAATGGCACCATCTATACATGCTCCATCGATGGGAAGGTGAGGCAGTTGATTCCTATCTTCACAGACATTGCTTTGAAATTTGAGCACCAACTAATCAAGCTGTCCGAGGTGTTTGGCTCTGTGAGGACTCATGGGATTGCCATGAGCCCATGTGGGGCCTACCTGGCACTCATTACAACAGAAGGCATGATCAATGGTCTTCACCCTATTACCAAGAACTACCAGGTTCAGTTTCTTACCCTCAAAACATTTGAGGAGGCAGCAGCTCAGCTGCTGGAGCCGTCTGTCCAAAACCTTTTCAAGCAGGTTGACCTGACAGATCTTGTTCGTTGGAAAATCTTGAAAGATAAGCACATTCCACAATTCCTACAGGAAGCCTTGGATAAAAAGATTGAAAACTGTGGGTCCAATTACTTTTGGCGCTTCAAACTGTTCCTCTTGAGAACTTTGTACCAGTCGTTGCAGAAGGTGCCTTCTGAAGCCTTGTGGAGGCCAACACACGAGGACACAAAGGTCTTACTAGCTCCGTCTCCTGAGCATCAGCAAGAGCAAGGGACTTTGAAACAGGGCAGCAAGCAGCTTCTGAGTGAGGCAAGCAAAGATGTGGAGATGGACGATGCAGCAGAGGATTCTCTCACCCACTCAAGTGAGGAAGGAGGGCGAGAGCCTGTTGAGCAGAAGCTGCTTGAGATCCAGGCCCAGATTGAAACTGTGGAAATGCATTTGACACGGGAGCACATGAAGCAGGTCTTGGGGGAAGTCTACCTGCACACCTGGATAACGGAAAACACCAGCATCCCCACCCGGGGCATCTGTGACTTCTTAATGGTTGATAACAGTAATGAGGACAGGACAGCTCGGGTAAGGACATCTCAATGTGAGAACTGCTGGGGATGGTAAGGCTGCCTCTGGATGTAACACTGAGTCTGAAGTTGCTGAGCATCTGGGCTCTTTGTTTGTGAGTATGGCTCTTCCCATCAGTGGGACTGGTTAAGCTAAGCAGAAAAGAATGAAGGAGCAAATGCTTCCTGTTACATCTGGATCCAACCTCCTGGTTTGCTGCTTCCCCAATAAACCAGAGTCTGGAGCCAAATTCTGAagatattttcatttcctgattTGTTTGGGTGACAAGACCTGGTCTCAGGTCAGACATAACAAGAAGCATTTTGTCCTCGGCTTCTGGTTAATTAATTACGTGTTCTCCCTTTCAGAAGGGGCCGGGCACAGTGGaacaatgcttttttaaaatatcgcTTAAGATACTTCAGTACTGCCAAGGTGGtatactagatagatagatagatagatagatagatagatagatagatagatagatagtgtgcAGGAATcggattttaaaatgtatagaaaCAACACATAAAACTATAAAGCAGTTAAGCAGTTAAGTTAAAAAGGTGTTATGGCCTCCTTCCTTAATACAGATAGATAGGGACCAGCCAGCCACAGTTTCTGAaagagagagttccagagtctgggaacaAGACAGAAGGAAGCCCTTTCCATGTGCCTCTTTCCAGTGCCCCTCTTCTGCAAGTGGAAGACTGTCTTCTAGAGGGCCTCTCCTGATAACAGTAAGGTTCTACTGAATCAAGCTGTCCCTCAGATAAGGCAGGGATATCAGCAGTTCTAGTTCACAGTTTCATCTCGGCATGACTGGTATATGTGATAAAATGCAACTTCAAATCAGAAGCAAACCATTTGAGAATAGATAAGAATGGCTTCCTAAGATCTAGTATCTCAGCAAGGAGTCCAGGAAAATAACCTGATGTGACCTCAGAGACAGTGAAAAAACATACTTGTTATACAAAGGCCACAGGTGTACAGTGCTAAAGGAAAGATTCATATTTGCAtaaatgtaaatgtgtgtgtgctcCTGTAGCTAGAGTTGGGGCGTTATTTTTATACAGTACCATAATACGTAATTTTATCCTGCCCCAATAATGTAGCATCACATTTGATTACAGAGGGATGTGCTGGGGCTTCATTGGGTATCCACTGGCTCATGGAAGGATGCAGTGAAGCTGCTACTTTGGCTCAGCTTTCAGTGAGCTGGGTTTGGTGGGGAGAAAAGGAGTAAATGAAGGTAAAGAAAAAGAGACCACCCTAACAATGTTGATATATTAGAGGAAAAGAAGATTTTGGAAGTTATAAAAATGGAACACATAATACCCCTGAGAGTATTCAGTCTCCCATCTTGTAGGGCCAAAAGCCTTTGTGTCCAGGGGACTGGTGCAGCAACAAGGGAGAGCCCTGAGGCCTCCATCCTTGCATTGAGTGCCAGATCTTGTGGTGGTGAACAGAGTCCCATTGGACAAAGGGTGTTAGGCTCCATGGGGAAAATGGTACATGGAATAACTGGGTGTTTTtttccacttctctctctctctctctcacacacacacacacacacacatacacacacatgcatcccACCTGCACACATCCGCAAGTTACAAGGTGTCCCTGATTACTTATAACTTGAGATAAGATTACGATAAGTGCTGCTGTTATTCTCCTGTAAATATTTGTAGAATTCAGAATGTCACACATTTCCTAAGGTGACAGACATGGCACTCTTGAGGCCTGGTAATGTTTCTCCTATTTCCCTTCCTGTTGAAATGTCAGTTGTAAAGGCTTTGGGGCAGAGGactgtatttttctttgcatTGCTCTATAACGCACCATATCCATCCATGGTTCTgtataaataacaacaatgttGTTCTGTGGTTGTCAAAATCCTGAGTGTTTCCTCCAGATTCCTAAGTAGGTAAGGCTTGAAACTCAACTGACAGAAGAGAGagtgttcaaaaatattttctcatgTTCTCTGAGTGGTAACATGTGCTTTGAGGCTGAGCTCCTCTCTTTCAGTCTGCCTTCAACCATCAGCTCTTTATtacttctcagatgcatggggatTAGGGCAATTATGTTCTTCAGACTACCTGAGCAGCATGCGGAGAAGTCATTCATTCACTCTCTGCCTTTTGCAAGCCCACGAAAGCCTGTGttgctttttcattttattgtattctgttttaagCAGGTTTGGGTTTTTGCATCTTGTGTTCTTCAGAAAGCCCTGCTCGCGTTCCTGGGAGATTTCTCCACCTTTCAGCAGGCAGCTGTCTCTTCCTATCAGCGCTGCAGCTGctgactgctgctgctgctatgtgttCCCAGGTGCTGATTGGGCATATcttaaagaaaatgaacaaacagACTTTCCCGGAGCACTGC includes the following:
- the GTF3C4 gene encoding general transcription factor 3C polypeptide 4 isoform X3 translates to MAAAPPSLAEEAALGRALPPSEARPASGPAFSASRREPAVRLQHNVSGVEPLAWSEDHRVSVSTARSVAVLEQLCDARGAADLVLHRTAVPAPAEACHLRVGSKKEVAECKEKFASSKDPAVSQTFMLDRVFNPEGKSLPSMRGYKYSSWSPLGCDANGRCLLAALTLDNRLTIHANLNRLQWVQLVDLTELYGERLSENGYMLSKGELPPADLGNLPEFQRRHSMQTPVRMEWSGICTTQQVKHNNECRDVGSVLLAVLFENGNIAIWQFQLPFAGKESITSCNTIESGVDSPSVMSWWEYEHSNRKMSGLIVGSTFGPVKILPVNLKAVKGYFTLRQPVILWQEMDQLPVHSIKSIPLYHPYQKCSCSLVVAARGCYVFWCLLLISKAGLNVHNSHVTGLHSLPIVSMTVDRQNGTIYTCSIDGKVRQLIPIFTDIALKFEHQLIKLSEVFGSVRTHGIAMSPCGAYLALITTEGMINGLHPITKNYQVQFLTLKTFEEAAAQLLEPSVQNLFKQVDLTDLVRWKILKDKHIPQFLQEALDKKIENCGSNYFWRFKLFLLRTLYQSLQKVPSEALWRPTHEDTKVLLAPSPEHQQEQGTLKQGSKQLLSEASKDVEMDDAAEDSLTHSSEEGGREPVEQKLLEIQAQIETVEMHLTREHMKQVLGEVYLHTWITENTSIPTRGICDFLMVDNSNEDRTARVWVFASCVLQKALLAFLGDFSTFQQAAVSSYQRCSC
- the GTF3C4 gene encoding general transcription factor 3C polypeptide 4 isoform X4, which codes for MAAAPPSLAEEAALGRALPPSEARPASGPAFSASRREPAVRLQHNVSGVEPLAWSEDHRVSVSTARSVAVLEQLCDARGAADLVLHRTAVPAPAEACHLRVGSKKEVAECKEKFASSKDPAVSQTFMLDRVFNPEGKSLPSMRGYKYSSWSPLGCDANGRCLLAALTLDNRLTIHANLNRLQWVQLVDLTELYGERLSENGYMLSKGELPPADLGNLPEFQRRHSMQTPVRMEWSGICTTQQVKHNNECRDVGSVLLAVLFENGNIAIWQFQLPFAGKESITSCNTIESGVDSPSVMSWWEYEHSNRKMSGLIVGSTFGPVKILPVNLKAVKGYFTLRQPVILWQEMDQLPVHSIKSIPLYHPYQKCSCSLVVAARGCYVFWCLLLISKAGLNVHNSHVTGLHSLPIVSMTVDRQNGTIYTCSIDGKVRQLIPIFTDIALKFEHQLIKLSEVFGSVRTHGIAMSPCGAYLALITTEGMINGLHPITKNYQVQFLTLKTFEEAAAQLLEPSVQNLFKQVDLTDLVRWKILKDKHIPQFLQEALDKKIENCGSNYFWRFKLFLLRTLYQSLQKVPSEALWRPTHEDTKVLLAPSPEHQQEQGTLKQGSKQLLSEASKDVEMDDAAEDSLTHSSEEGGREPVEQKLLEIQAQIETVEMHLTREHMKQVLGEVYLHTWITENTSIPTRGICDFLMVDNSNEDRTARKALLAFLGDFSTFQQAAVSSYQRCSC
- the GTF3C4 gene encoding general transcription factor 3C polypeptide 4 isoform X1; protein product: MAAAPPSLAEEAALGRALPPSEARPASGPAFSASRREPAVRLQHNVSGVEPLAWSEDHRVSVSTARSVAVLEQLCDARGAADLVLHRTAVPAPAEACHLRVGSKKEVAECKEKFASSKDPAVSQTFMLDRVFNPEGKSLPSMRGYKYSSWSPLGCDANGRCLLAALTLDNRLTIHANLNRLQWVQLVDLTELYGERLSENGYMLSKGELPPADLGNLPEFQRRHSMQTPVRMEWSGICTTQQVKHNNECRDVGSVLLAVLFENGNIAIWQFQLPFAGKESITSCNTIESGVDSPSVMSWWEYEHSNRKMSGLIVGSTFGPVKILPVNLKAVKGYFTLRQPVILWQEMDQLPVHSIKSIPLYHPYQKCSCSLVVAARGCYVFWCLLLISKAGLNVHNSHVTGLHSLPIVSMTVDRQNGTIYTCSIDGKVRQLIPIFTDIALKFEHQLIKLSEVFGSVRTHGIAMSPCGAYLALITTEGMINGLHPITKNYQVQFLTLKTFEEAAAQLLEPSVQNLFKQVDLTDLVRWKILKDKHIPQFLQEALDKKIENCGSNYFWRFKLFLLRTLYQSLQKVPSEALWRPTHEDTKVLLAPSPEHQQEQGTLKQGSKQLLSEASKDVEMDDAAEDSLTHSSEEGGREPVEQKLLEIQAQIETVEMHLTREHMKQVLGEVYLHTWITENTSIPTRGICDFLMVDNSNEDRTARVLIGHILKKMNKQTFPEHCSLCKEILPFTDRKQAICSNGHIWLRCFLTYQACQSLMYRRCLLRDSIARHPTPEDPEWIKRLLQGPCTFCDSPVF
- the GTF3C4 gene encoding general transcription factor 3C polypeptide 4 isoform X2 — protein: MAAAPPSLAEEAALGRALPPSEARPASGPAFSASRREPAVRLQHNVSGVEPLAWSEDHRVSVGSKKEVAECKEKFASSKDPAVSQTFMLDRVFNPEGKSLPSMRGYKYSSWSPLGCDANGRCLLAALTLDNRLTIHANLNRLQWVQLVDLTELYGERLSENGYMLSKGELPPADLGNLPEFQRRHSMQTPVRMEWSGICTTQQVKHNNECRDVGSVLLAVLFENGNIAIWQFQLPFAGKESITSCNTIESGVDSPSVMSWWEYEHSNRKMSGLIVGSTFGPVKILPVNLKAVKGYFTLRQPVILWQEMDQLPVHSIKSIPLYHPYQKCSCSLVVAARGCYVFWCLLLISKAGLNVHNSHVTGLHSLPIVSMTVDRQNGTIYTCSIDGKVRQLIPIFTDIALKFEHQLIKLSEVFGSVRTHGIAMSPCGAYLALITTEGMINGLHPITKNYQVQFLTLKTFEEAAAQLLEPSVQNLFKQVDLTDLVRWKILKDKHIPQFLQEALDKKIENCGSNYFWRFKLFLLRTLYQSLQKVPSEALWRPTHEDTKVLLAPSPEHQQEQGTLKQGSKQLLSEASKDVEMDDAAEDSLTHSSEEGGREPVEQKLLEIQAQIETVEMHLTREHMKQVLGEVYLHTWITENTSIPTRGICDFLMVDNSNEDRTARVLIGHILKKMNKQTFPEHCSLCKEILPFTDRKQAICSNGHIWLRCFLTYQACQSLMYRRCLLRDSIARHPTPEDPEWIKRLLQGPCTFCDSPVF